GCAGCAGTGGGGAATATTGCACAATGGGGGAAACCCTGATGCAGCCATGCCGCGTGTGTGAAGAAGGCTTTCGGGTTGTAAAGCACTTTCAGCGAGGAGGAAAGGGTGCAGGTTAATACCCTGTATCTGTGACGTTACTCGCAGAAGAAGCACCGGCTAACTCCGTGCCAGCAGCCGCGGTAATACGGAGGGTGCGAGCGTTAATCGGAATTACTGGGCGTAAAGCGCGCGTAGGTGGTTAATTAAGTCAGATGTGAAAGCCCAGGGCTCAACCTTGGAACTGCATTTGAAACTGGTTAACTAGAGTTTTGTAGAGGGTGGTAGAATTTCAGGTGTAGCGGTGAAATGCGTAGAGATCTGAAGGAATACCAGTGGCGAAGGCGGCCACCTGGACAGAGACTGACACTGAGGCGCGAAGGCGTGGGGAGCAAACGGGATTAGATACCCCGGTAGTCCACGCAGTAAACGATGTCTATTAGAAGTTTGTGGCTATATGCCGTGGGTTTCAAAGCTAACGCATTAAATAGACCGCCTGGGGAGTACGGCCGCAAGGTTAAAACTCAAATGAATTGACGGGGGCCCGCACAAGCGGTGGAGCATGTGGTTTAATTCGATGCAACGCGAAGAACCTTACCATCCCTTGACATCCAGAGAATCACCAAGAGATTGATGAGTGCCTTCGGGAGCTCTGAGACAGGTGCTGCATGGCTGTCGTCAGCTCGTGTTGTGAAATGTTGGGTTAAGTCCCGCAACGAGCGCAACCCCTATCCTTATTTGCCAGCGGGTCATGCCGGGAACTCTAGGGAGACTGCCGGTGATAAACCGGAGGAAGGTGGGGACGACGTCAAGTCATCATGGCCCTTACGGGATGGGCTACACACGTGCTACAATGGCAAATACAAAGGGTTGCTAACCTGCGAGGGTATGCGAATCTCATAAAGTTTGTCGTAGTCCGGATCGGAGTCTGCAACTCGACTCCGTGAAGTTGGAATCGCTAGTAATCGTGGATCAGAATGCCACGGTGAATACGTTCCCGGGCCTTGTACACACCGCCCGTCACACCATGGGAGTGGGCTGCACCAGAAGTCATTAGCTTAACCTTCGGGATGGCGATGACCACGGTGTGGTTCATGACTGGGGTGAAGTCGTAACAAGGTAGCCCTAGGGGAACCTGGGGCTGGATCACCTCCTTACGTAAAGAAACACATTAACGAGCCTTTCGGTGAATTTGCTTAGGCAAATAAACCTACCGGCCACGCTAATTTGCTTAGGCAAATTACGTGTTAGTGTTCACACAGATTGTTTGATTAGACTGAAGAAGTGCAGAAGTTCTATGTCCCCATCGTCTAGAGGCCTAGGACACCGCCCTTTCACGGCGGTAACAGGGGTTCAAATCCCCTTGGGGATACCACCTACACTACGATAAAAAAAGATACTTAATCTTTTTTTACTGTTCTTTGTGAAACCAAAAGAATCACTTTATAAATGTTCTCTTTAGAATGCTTATAAAGTGTCTTTCTTTGAAATATAAGTAACACTGCTCTTTAACAATTAGGAAAGCTGATAAAGTTCTGTTTGAACGTATCGATATTAATATCAATATGTTTAAACGAAACGAAATTGTTCTCAATGATTAGAATTTATTCTAGTTATTGTAATCAAGCAAAAATAAAAAGTTCATTTTTCACGTAGTGAAATGTGAACAGTACGTATCTACTCAATCATATGATTGATAGGTGCACGAAAAACGAATGTTGTTTTTTGTATTGTAAAATATGAGAAATCGCAAGCGTCTTGGAAACGACATACAAAACAAAAATCAGTATTAAGTAGTGATGCCAAATGGTGTTGCCCACTCAGACATTGACAAAAAGACGTTAATCTCTTGTTGGGAACAACACCTAAAACGCGTCACTGCGTGACACTTTTTAGGTGTTGTATGGTTAAGTGAATAAGCGTGCACGGTGGATGCCTAGGCAATTAGAGGCGATGAAGGACGTGGTAATCTGCGATAAGTCCAGGGGAGTTGATAACAAGCGTTATATCCTGGAATTTCCGAATGGGGCAACCCGGCACTTAGTGTCATCGTTAAGTGAATACATAGCTTAACGAAGCGAACGAGGGGAACTGAAACATCTAAGTACCCTTAGGAAAAGAAATCAACCGAGATTCCGAAAGTAGCGGCGAGCGAAATTGGAACAGCCCTTAAGCTGTTTAGAAGTTAGTAGAATGGTCTGGAAAGTCCGACGATACAGGGTGATAGTCCCGTATATGACAACTTCTTTGCAGTGAAAACGAGTAAGACGGGACACGAGAAATCCTGTTTGAATATGGGGGGACCATCCTCCAAGGCTAAATACTCCTAATTGACCGATAGTGAACCAGTACCGTGAGGGAAAGGCGAAAAGAACCCCTGTGAGGGGAGTGAAATAGAACCTGAAACCGTGTACGTACAAGCAGTAGGAGCCGACTTAGTTCGGTGACTGCGTACCTTTTGTATAATGGGTCAACGACTTAATTTCAGTAGCAAGGTTAACCGTATAGGGGAGCCGTAGGGAAACCGAGTCTTAACTGGGCGAATAGTTGCTGGGATTAGACCCGAAACTTGGTGATCTAGCCATGAGCAGGTTGAAGGTTGAGTAACATCAACTGGAGGACCGAACCCACTAATGTTGAAAAATTAGGGGATGACTTGTGGCTGGGGGTGAAAGGCCAATCAAACCAAGAGATAGCTGGTTCTCCTCGAAAGCTATTTAGGTAGCGCCTCGTGTATCACTGTTGGGGGTAGAGCACTGTTTGGGCTAGGGGGTCATCCCGACTTACCAACCCCATGCAAACTCCGAATACCAACAAGTGCAATCACGGGAGACACACGGCGGGTGCTAACGTCCGTCGTGGAAAGGGAAACAACCCAGACCGCCAGCTAAGGTCCCAAAGTATATGTTAAGTGGGAAACGATGTGGGAAGGCTTAGACAGCTAGGAAGTTGGCTTAGAAGCAGCCATCTTTTAAAGAAAGCGTAATAGCTCACTAGTCGAGTCGGCCTGCGCGGAAGATTTAACGGGGCTAAACATATCACCGAAGCTGCGGATGCTTATTTATAAGCATGGTAGAGGAGCGTTCTGTAAGCCGTCGAAGGGAAAGCTGTAAGGCATCCTGGAGGTATCAGAAGTGCGAATGTTGACATGAGTAACGATAAGGGGGGTGAAAAACCTCCCCGCCGGAAGACCAAGGGTTCCTGTCCAACGTTAATCGGGGCAGGGTGAGTCGACCCCTAAGGCGAGGCCGAAAGGCGTAGTCGATGGGAAACGGGTTAATATTCCCGTACCCTTATATTTTGCGATGGGAGGACGGAGAAGGCTAGGTGGGCCTGGCGATGGTTGTCCAGGTTCAAGTATGTAGGTGGAAGACTTAGGTAAATCCGGGTTTTCTTAACACTGAGATACGATGTCGAGTCACTAAGGTGATGAAGTCATTGATGCCATGCTTCCAGGAAAAGTCTCTAAGCTTCAGAAATATAAGGATCGTACCCCAAACCGACACAGGTGGTCAGGTAGAGAATACCAAGGCGCTTGAGAGAACTCGGGTGAAGGAACTAGGCAAAATGGTACCGTAACTTCGGGAGAAGGTACGCCGCTGACGGTGAAGTCCCTTGCGGATGGAGCTATTGGCGGCCGAAGATACCAGATGGCTGCAACTGTTTATTAAAAACACAGCACTGTGCTAAATCGCAAGATGACGTATACGGTGTGACGCCTGCCCGGTGCCGGAAGGTTAATTGATGGGGTTAGACTTAGGTCGAAGCTCTTGATCGAAGCCCCGGTAAACGGCGGCCGTAACTATAACGGTCCTAAGGTAGCGAAATTCCTTGTCGGGTAAGTTCCGACCTGCACGAATGGCGTAATGATGGCCATGCTGTCTCCACCCGAGACTCAGTGAAGTTGAAATCGCTGTGAAGATGCAGTGTACCCGCGGCTAGACGGAAAGACCCCGTGAACCTTTACTACAGCTTAGCAGTGAACTTAGAGCCTACATGTGTAGGATAGGTGGGAGGCTATGAAGCGTTGTCGCCAGATGACGTGGAGCCGACCTTGAAATACCACCCTTGTATGTTTTGAGTTCTAACCATGGCCCCTGAATCGGGGTTTGGGACATTGTTTGGTGGGTAGTTTGACTGGGGCGGTCTCCTCCCAAAGAGTAACGGAGGAGTACGAAGGTTGGCTAATCACGGTCGGACATCGTGAGGTTAGTACAATGGTATAAGCCAGCTTAACTGCGAGACAGACACGTCGAGCAGGTACGAAAGTAGGTCATAGTGATCCGGTGGTTCTGAATGGAAGGGCCATCGCTCAACGGATAAAAGGTACTCCGGGGATAACAGGCTGATACCGCCCAAGAGTTCATATCGACGGCGGTGTTTGGCACCTCGATGTCGGCTCATCACATCCTGGGGCTGAAGTCGGTCCCAAGGGTATGGCTGTTCGCCATTTAAAGTGGTACGCGAGCTGGGTTTAGAACGTCGTGAGACAGTTCGGTCCCTATCTGCCGTGGGCGTTTGAGAATTGAGAGGAGCTGCTCCTAGTACGAGAGGACCGGAGTGGACGAACCGCTGGTGTTTGGGTTGTCATGCCAATGGCATTGCCCAGTAGCTACGTTCGGAATCGATAACCGCTGAAAGCATCTAAGCGGGAAGCGAGCCTCAAGATGAGTTCTCACTGGGACTTTAAGTCCCCTAAAGGGCCGTTGGAGACTACAACGTTGATAGGCAAGGTGTGTAAGTGCGGTAACGTATTGAGCTAACTTGTACTAATTACCCGTGAGGCTTAACCATACAACACCTAAAGGGTGTTGGTTTTACCAAGACGAGAGTGTGATCTCTATAAACTAGCAATGCTTGCGAAGCATATTTTACAAGATTGATTAAACGAACAATAAGTAAATTATAACGTAATTTACAGTTTCGTACTGTTTAACGAAGTTAAATAGTGGAAACAGATTAGCTTTTCTAATTAACTTTTTAGCTTGGCGAACATAGCGCTGTGGTCCCACCTGATCCCATTCCGAACTCAGAAGTGAAACGCAGCTGCGCCGATGGTAGTGTGGGGTCTCCCCATGTGAGAGTAGGTCATCGCCAAGCGCCTAATAAACGAAAAATCCCTGTTGACGATGTCAGCAGGGATTTTTTCATTTTAGGGTACTGACGACGATGACCTGCTCGAGAGTAGGGCGAGTATCGCGACAGCAATGTGTCACGAGCTGAGGAGCTCTGCATAAAGTGCCGCCATGCAGTGCAGGGCAAGTTTGTGTATGCTCGTCACTAGTAGAGTAGAGAGGGGAATTTAAATTTTAAATGGGCTGGTTGTTTTATCACTAAAAATAATGCTTATTAAACCTTCTCTTAGTGCGCCTTGGGACGGTTTTAGTTGTTGGATATTGAAAGCTTCAAATATAGCGATAAGTATAGATAAACCGCTCGCAAAAACGGGTATGCGAGATGCTTCTAGCCCTACAATTTGTAATTTATCTATGCTTTCACAGGCAATACACATCTGTTTTACTTTATTTAATAGCGGCAGTGTTAATGTACTACCTAACTGCTGAGCGGTGTTGATTTCCTGCAAGGCTTGAATAGTGCCTGATGCTCCCATTGCTAGATTCCAGCCCTGTTGTGTATAGCTTTCTATCGTTGGTTGTAAAACCACGTTAGCCATCGCGATGGCATGATTGAAATTTTCATTATTGAGTTTGTTGTCTGAAAAGTAATTAGCAAGCCAAGTAACGCAACCCATAGAGAGACTTTGTGCGACGATAATATTTTCACCTTTGCCAATGACTAACTCGGTACTTGCTCCACCTATATCAATAATGAGTAGCTGTTCATCAGTTCTTTCGGTAAAGGCAACACCACGGTAAATGGTTTCGGCTTCTTCAATGCCGGAAATTAGGTTTACAGGATGGGCTAATATACTTTCGGCTTGTGTTATAAAAATATCTCTATTATTAGCCAGTCGGAGTGCTGCAGTCGCTGTGATTATTAATTTTAACGGCTTTATATCGTTTAATACTTCTTTAAAGTAGCGTAAACAAGCTAAACCATTTTCTATCGTTTCAATATTTAAATTATGCTGCGCATCTAATCCTGATGCGAGCCTAACTTTTCTTTTATGTTTAGCCAATACGTTAAAACCATCATCTGTTTTTTCAACTGTTAGCATGTGGAAGCTATTGGAGCCAAGATCGATGATGGTATAACGGTTGTTTTGCATAATGTTAACGCTTGTGGTTGCGATGGTAATTGTCATTACGTTTATTCGGATGCGCTTTGTATTTAGTCACCTTCATAATAGGTAAGGAGTCAAGCAGCGCATCTTTATCATATTCACTGACCGGAATGGAGTGTTTAATATATTCCTCAATGGCAGGCAGATTGAATACATATTTTTCACAGGCCAAGCTGATCGCTAAACCTTTTTCGCCTGCGCGACCTGTTCGACCGATGCGATGTACATAATCTTCGCAATCATCGGGTAGGTCATAATTAAATACATGTGATACTTTAGGTATGTGTAAACCGCGAGCCGCGACATCTGTGGCGATAAGAAAGTCAATTTCACCTTTAGTAAATTGCTCTAAAATCTTAATGCGTTTATTTTGTGGTACATCACCCGTTAACAAACCAGCACGTAAACCATCTCCTGCTAGGTATCCCCAGACTTTTTCGCAGGTATGTTTTGTATTGGCAAAAACAATGGCTTTATCTGGCCACTCATCTTCTATTAATGTTAATAGCAGTAACATTTTATCTTCGTTAGAAGGATAAAATAACTCTTCTTGAATATTGGCAGATGTCATGACCTCTGGTTCGATTTGAATATGTTCAGGGTCATTCATGTGCTCAAAAGCGAGCTCTTGTACTTTATGCGACAAAGTTGCAGAAAAGAGCATATTTAAACGACTATTTGCTTCCGGCATACGTCTAAATAAGTAACGAATATCTTTGATAAAGCCAAGGTCAAACATACGATCAGCTTCATCCAAGACCACACTTTGGATTGATCCTAGGTCAACAACGCCTTGTTTAACAAAATCAATAATCCGTCCTGTTGTGCCAATTAATATATCAACACCTTTTTCTAGTTTAGTGTGTTGAATTTCTACTTTCTCGCCCCCATATGCTAAACCAAGGCGTAAGTTGGATGCTTTTGCTAATATTAGGGCATCTTTATGAATTTGAATTGCAAGCTCACGCGTCGGCGCTAAAATAATAGCCCGAGGTTGATTCTTACGGCGATTTTCAGGTTGTGCATCGCTTAACAAGTGATGAAATACTGCAGGTAAAAACGCCAGCGTTTTACCTGTACCTGTCTGGGCTTGCCCTGCTATATCCTTCCCGGTGAGGGTGATTGGCAGTGATAAAGCTTGTATAGGTGTGCAGTATTCGTAGCCTTGTGATGCTAAAGCTGAAATTAGACTATCCTGAAGAGGAAGGTCTGCAAATTTTATTTGAGTTAAGTGTGTTTTATTCATTTGCAAATGATAACAGTTTATACTTGCAATAAGTATTGAGATCGATTCAAATATCTAAAATTAATTTTTATTATGTTCCATGTTATAGTATTTATATACTTATTAGGCAATAGTTTCTGGAGAGAAATATGAGCGACAGTATCGTAACGTTAAGTGATGCAAGTTTTGAACAAGATGTAGTGAATGCAGAAGGGCCTGTTTTAGTCGATTTTTGGGCTGAATGGTGTGGGCCTTGTAAAATGATTGCCCCTATTCTTAGTGAAGTTGCCGTTGAATATGCAGGTAAAGTAACTATTGGTAAACTAAATATCGATCAAAATAGTGCTACACCACCAAAATTTGGTATCAGAGGTATCCCTACTCTATTACTATTTAAAGATGGAAAAGTTGCTGCAACTAAAGTTGGTGCCCTTTCTAAAGCACAGCTTGTTGAATTTTTAGACGCAAATATCTAAAAAATTAACTTCAGATTGGATAAGTTGTGATCTACAACACGTCCAATCTGGACTAATATTATTTTTAATGCTATCTTATGCTCAAAATGCGAGCAATTATTTCTATAGTTCAATCATCCACTTACCTCAAATCTGATTATCAATATAAATTATGAATTTAACCGAACTAAAACTAACACCTGTTTCTGAACTTGTTAAACTTGGCGAATCAATGGGGCTTGAAAGCTTAGCTCGCTTAAGAAAACAAGATATAATTTTTGCAATTCTAAAAGCTCACGCTAAAAGTGGCGAAGATATTTTCGGTGCAGGTGTACTTGAAATATTACAAGATGGCTTTGGTTTCTTGCGAAGTTCTGATAGTTCTTACCTGGCTGGTCCTGATGATATTTATATATCACCAAGCCAAATACGCCGATTTAATCTGCGTACAGGGGATAGTGTTGAAGGGAAGATTAGACCTCCTAAGGATGGCGAACGATATTTCGCGTTATTGAAAATAATCGAAGTTAACTTTAACAAACCTGAAAACTCCCGCAATAAAATCCTTTTTGAAAACTTAACACCAATTCATCCCGATGAGCGTTTCCGTTTAGAAAACGGTAATGGTAGCACAGAAGATATTACTGCTCGAATTTTGGATTTAGTCTCTCCGATTGGTAAAGGGCAGCGTGGTTTGATTGTAGCCCCACCTAAAGCGGGTAAAACAATGTTATTGCAGAATATTGCTCAGAGTTTGAGTCTTAATTTTCCTGACTCAGTACTTATTGTTTTACTAATAGATGAGCGTCCTGAAGAGGTAACTGAGATGCGCCGTCTAGTTCGCGGAGAAGTCGTTGCATCTACATTTGATGAGCCAGCAAGCCGTCACGTTCAAGTTGCTGAAATGGTCATTGAAAAAGCCAAACGTTTAGTTGAACATAAAAAAGATGTGGTCATTTTATTAGATTCGATTACGCGTTTAGCACGAGCTTATAATACGGTTGTGCCGAGTTCGGGTAAAGTATTGACTGGTGGTGTTGATGCAAATGCACTGCAACGTCCTAAGCGTTTCTTTGGTGCTGCACGTAACGTAGAAGAGGGTGGAAGTTTAACGATTCTTGCTACAGCTTTGATCGATACTGGCTCGAAAATGGATGAAGTAATTTATGAAGAGTTTAAAGGTACGGGTAACTCTGAAATTCATTTAAATCGTAAGTTAGCTGAAAAACGTGTCTATCCTGCAATTGATATTACTCGTTCAGGGACTCGACGCGAAGAGTTACTAACTGAATCTGGTGAGCTACAAAGAATGTGGATTTTACGTAAAATCGTTCATCCAATGGGTGAAGTTGGTGCAACTGAGTTCTTAATTGATAAACTCGGCTTAAGTAAAACCAATGACGATTTCTTTGATGCGATGAAAAATCAGAAATCTAAATAAATAGTTGGGTCATACCAAATAGAGAATAGAACGCTACTTTGGTAGCGTTTTTTTTTGATCTTTAAATAAATAAGTTAGGTTGCTATGAAATTTGATGATTTACGGGACTTTATTGCACAACTTGAAGAAAAGGGGCTTTTGAAACGTATTAGCCAAGAAATTGATCCGCATTTGGAAATGACGGAAATTTCTGACCGTACTTTGCGGGCAGGAGGACCCGCTCTCTTATTTGAAAACCCTAAAGGTTATGACACCCCCGTATTAACCAATTTATTTGGTACGACACAGCGCGTTGCATTGGCGATGGGGAAAGATGATGTTGCGGCTTTAAAAGAAGTGGGGCAATGGCTTGCCTACTTAAAAGAACCTGAGCCACCGAAGGGAATTAAGTCTTTGTTGGAAAGTTTGCCCATATTCAAACAAGTATTGAATATGCCGACAAAACGGGTGCGTAAACCCGCTTGCCAACAGATAATTATGCAGGGTGATGAGGTTGATTTGACCAAGCTGCCAGTGATGACCTGTTGGCCTGGTGATGTTGCTCCTTTAATTACTTGGGGATTAACTATTACCCAAGGTCCCTATAAAAAACGTCAAAACTTAGGTATTTATCGTCAACAATTGCTGGGTAAAAATAAAATGATCATGCGCTGGCTATCTCACCGAGGTGGGGCGATTGATTATCGTGAGTGGCAAGAAGCCAATCCCGGTAAGCCTTTTCCAGTCTCTGTGGCGTTAGGGGCAGATCCTGCGACCATTTTGGGGGCTGTGACTCCTATCCCCGATACGCTTTCTGAGTATGCTTTTGCAGGCTTGCTGCGTGGCTCTCGAACCAAAGTGGCAAAAAGCATCAGTAATAATTTAGATGTGCCTGCCACCGCTGAAATCATACTCGAAGGCTATTTACAGCCCGGAGAGGAAGCGCCCGAGGGACCCTATGGCGATCACACGGGTTACTATAATGAAGTCGATGATTTTCAAGTCATGACAGTGACCCATGTAACGCAACGAGAAAATCCCATTTATCATAGCACCTATACCGGGCGTCCACCCGATGAACCCGCTATATTAGGCGTCGCACTCAATGAAGTATTTGTGCCTATTTTACAAAAACAATTTCCAGAGATTGTCGATTTTTATCTTCCTCCTGAAGGTTGTTCCTATCGAATGGCGGTTGTTTCAATCAAAAAACGTTACCTGGGACACGCAAAGCGAGTGATGTTAGGCATTTGGTCATTCTTACGCCAGTTTATGTACACCAAATTCATTATTGTCTGTGATGATGATGTCAATGTACGTGATTGGAACGATGTGATTTGGGCTATTACTACGCGTATGGATCCAGCAAGAGACAGTACGATTATCGACAATACTCCCATCGATTATCTCGATTTTGCATCACCCGTGTCAGGGCTTGGTTCAAAAATGGGGTTGGATGCCACCAATAAATGGGCGGGAGAAACTGAACGAGAGTGGGGAGTTCCTATTGTTATGGATAAGGATGTAAAACAAAAAATAGATAAGCTCTGGCAAGAGTTGGATATCCTGTCATAATTGGGAATGTTATTTTTTTGTTAAATGAATTTTCACCTAATAGAATAAGAGAACTCAATGCAACCTGTTACTTGTAAAATAAATACCATCGAAAAACTCAATGACTTTTTATACCGTATATTTTTAACTCCGGAGAAAAATACCCCCTACAAAGCAGGGCAATATATATCCATCATAATGGGAGAAGGGGACAAACGTCACTTTTCCATTGCCAATGCGCCACTAAGTAATACTATTGAGCTCCACATAGGCGCAACACCAGAGAATAGCTATGCGATGCAAGTTATTGATAAAATGAAACTCGATGGTGAAATTGAAGCTGAAATTGGTAATGGAGACGCTTATCTACGCGAAGAGTCGAAAAGACCTATTATTTTAATGGCAGGGGGGACAGGGTTTTCCTATGTAAAATCACTATTAGAACAAATAGTTGCATTGCAATTAGCTAACCCAGTTTATCTCTATTGGGGGGTTAAGGAATACGCACATTTTTATTTCGAAACTGAAGCTGCTGAGTGGGCAAAAATGCACAATAATATTCACTTTAATCCGGTCATTGAATTACCAGAGAGTGAATGGCTCGGACGTCAAGGATACGTGCATCAGGCTGTGTTAGAAGAGTTTCCTGATCTAAGTTCTTTTGATATTTATATTGTAGGCCGTTTTGAAATGGCTAAAGTGGCCCGCGAAGATTTTCTCGCTCAGGGAGCGGTTGCAGAGCATATCTTTGGTGATGCCTTTGCCTTTATGTGAGGCATCATCTAATAAATTAGTTTTTAAGGATGTTAAGTATTACCTTAATTGCCATTGATTTTTTGTTATCATGGCAAATCATCCGATCAATTCATATGAATAAAGAACACGACCAATTTATGACGGCAAACAGATCACAAAAAGAGGAACATACTTTAGCTGAATCAATTGATATTTTATTTCTGCGGTTTTTAGTGGGGAAAAATAAAATAGCTAACGAAGAAAGCTATAATGATGGCTTATCAGAAAGTGAACTCGATGAGCAATGCACACCGGGTGCTGCCGATGGTTGGAATAAACGTATATTGTTAGATGTTGAAAAACAGCGAGTTAAACGTGTTGAGGCTGATAAAGCGATTAAAGAGAAGCGTAATGCCGTATTGATGCATCTCTTTCAGAAAACGCTTTTAACGGCTATTCAAAATAGATTAAGTCACCATGATGAAGTTATTACCCATCAGCTACAGTTACGAGAAAGTACCCTTGAATTATTAAAAAAATTGCTGTCGAGTGAGCCTCGTTATTCAATTTTAGCGAGTTTATTAGAATTAAATATAAGCACGCGTAATCATTTAATCTCATTGGTTTGTAGTTCTGATTTCATGGAATCATTAGGGCGAGATGCACGCAATGTCCGTGATATACAAGCCGCTATCGGTTTAATCGGTATTGATGTTTTACGCTATCTTATTCCTGCTATTATTTTTAAATATACAATTAGCAATAACGGCTTACATAATGTTTTATTTACCAAAAAATTATGGCGTTACGAATTAACCCTAGGGCAAGCTTGTACAGCTTTAATGAAAGAGAGTGATTATCGCCGCCCCCATGAAGGTATGTTGTTATCGGCAATGGTCAACTTTGCCTATGTTGCTGCTTATAAACAATACCAAATTTCATTTGAAACTGTACGGGTTGCTTGTTTGGATCAAGCGCGGGATAAAGGAGAAAAGGAGCAACATGATTTCTTCTTTGATTTGCAAACAGACCCTGCAACCTTACAACAATTATTGGTGTCACAGGCAAAATTAGCATTAAGTCTTAGCCTATCAGAAACGTTATTTAGTAAAGATTTTCCTCATCTTGTTAACGCGCTTCGAGAGCAAGTTGAGTGCGTCGAATTTACCGAAATGAGTAGTGTGGGGAAAATATTATTTAAAGCATTGCGTTTTGCAAAATATGATCAATTACGAACGGTGCGTTTATTTAAAGCGGAATGGTTAGATGATTATTTGCAAGCGTCACATATTTCGTCAGACACCTATAAAAATTTAGTACGGCAAGAGCTCTTTCGTTTTAAAACTAATTGGTCATAATAATGCGTGGTGT
This window of the Psychromonas sp. MME1 genome carries:
- the trxA gene encoding thioredoxin TrxA encodes the protein MSDSIVTLSDASFEQDVVNAEGPVLVDFWAEWCGPCKMIAPILSEVAVEYAGKVTIGKLNIDQNSATPPKFGIRGIPTLLLFKDGKVAATKVGALSKAQLVEFLDANI
- the rhlB gene encoding ATP-dependent RNA helicase RhlB, with amino-acid sequence MNKTHLTQIKFADLPLQDSLISALASQGYEYCTPIQALSLPITLTGKDIAGQAQTGTGKTLAFLPAVFHHLLSDAQPENRRKNQPRAIILAPTRELAIQIHKDALILAKASNLRLGLAYGGEKVEIQHTKLEKGVDILIGTTGRIIDFVKQGVVDLGSIQSVVLDEADRMFDLGFIKDIRYLFRRMPEANSRLNMLFSATLSHKVQELAFEHMNDPEHIQIEPEVMTSANIQEELFYPSNEDKMLLLLTLIEDEWPDKAIVFANTKHTCEKVWGYLAGDGLRAGLLTGDVPQNKRIKILEQFTKGEIDFLIATDVAARGLHIPKVSHVFNYDLPDDCEDYVHRIGRTGRAGEKGLAISLACEKYVFNLPAIEEYIKHSIPVSEYDKDALLDSLPIMKVTKYKAHPNKRNDNYHRNHKR
- the ubiD gene encoding 4-hydroxy-3-polyprenylbenzoate decarboxylase; amino-acid sequence: MKFDDLRDFIAQLEEKGLLKRISQEIDPHLEMTEISDRTLRAGGPALLFENPKGYDTPVLTNLFGTTQRVALAMGKDDVAALKEVGQWLAYLKEPEPPKGIKSLLESLPIFKQVLNMPTKRVRKPACQQIIMQGDEVDLTKLPVMTCWPGDVAPLITWGLTITQGPYKKRQNLGIYRQQLLGKNKMIMRWLSHRGGAIDYREWQEANPGKPFPVSVALGADPATILGAVTPIPDTLSEYAFAGLLRGSRTKVAKSISNNLDVPATAEIILEGYLQPGEEAPEGPYGDHTGYYNEVDDFQVMTVTHVTQRENPIYHSTYTGRPPDEPAILGVALNEVFVPILQKQFPEIVDFYLPPEGCSYRMAVVSIKKRYLGHAKRVMLGIWSFLRQFMYTKFIIVCDDDVNVRDWNDVIWAITTRMDPARDSTIIDNTPIDYLDFASPVSGLGSKMGLDATNKWAGETEREWGVPIVMDKDVKQKIDKLWQELDILS
- the rho gene encoding transcription termination factor Rho produces the protein MNLTELKLTPVSELVKLGESMGLESLARLRKQDIIFAILKAHAKSGEDIFGAGVLEILQDGFGFLRSSDSSYLAGPDDIYISPSQIRRFNLRTGDSVEGKIRPPKDGERYFALLKIIEVNFNKPENSRNKILFENLTPIHPDERFRLENGNGSTEDITARILDLVSPIGKGQRGLIVAPPKAGKTMLLQNIAQSLSLNFPDSVLIVLLIDERPEEVTEMRRLVRGEVVASTFDEPASRHVQVAEMVIEKAKRLVEHKKDVVILLDSITRLARAYNTVVPSSGKVLTGGVDANALQRPKRFFGAARNVEEGGSLTILATALIDTGSKMDEVIYEEFKGTGNSEIHLNRKLAEKRVYPAIDITRSGTRREELLTESGELQRMWILRKIVHPMGEVGATEFLIDKLGLSKTNDDFFDAMKNQKSK
- a CDS encoding HDOD domain-containing protein produces the protein MNKEHDQFMTANRSQKEEHTLAESIDILFLRFLVGKNKIANEESYNDGLSESELDEQCTPGAADGWNKRILLDVEKQRVKRVEADKAIKEKRNAVLMHLFQKTLLTAIQNRLSHHDEVITHQLQLRESTLELLKKLLSSEPRYSILASLLELNISTRNHLISLVCSSDFMESLGRDARNVRDIQAAIGLIGIDVLRYLIPAIIFKYTISNNGLHNVLFTKKLWRYELTLGQACTALMKESDYRRPHEGMLLSAMVNFAYVAAYKQYQISFETVRVACLDQARDKGEKEQHDFFFDLQTDPATLQQLLVSQAKLALSLSLSETLFSKDFPHLVNALREQVECVEFTEMSSVGKILFKALRFAKYDQLRTVRLFKAEWLDDYLQASHISSDTYKNLVRQELFRFKTNWS
- the fre gene encoding NAD(P)H-flavin reductase gives rise to the protein MQPVTCKINTIEKLNDFLYRIFLTPEKNTPYKAGQYISIIMGEGDKRHFSIANAPLSNTIELHIGATPENSYAMQVIDKMKLDGEIEAEIGNGDAYLREESKRPIILMAGGTGFSYVKSLLEQIVALQLANPVYLYWGVKEYAHFYFETEAAEWAKMHNNIHFNPVIELPESEWLGRQGYVHQAVLEEFPDLSSFDIYIVGRFEMAKVAREDFLAQGAVAEHIFGDAFAFM
- a CDS encoding guanosine pentaphosphatase, whose product is MQNNRYTIIDLGSNSFHMLTVEKTDDGFNVLAKHKRKVRLASGLDAQHNLNIETIENGLACLRYFKEVLNDIKPLKLIITATAALRLANNRDIFITQAESILAHPVNLISGIEEAETIYRGVAFTERTDEQLLIIDIGGASTELVIGKGENIIVAQSLSMGCVTWLANYFSDNKLNNENFNHAIAMANVVLQPTIESYTQQGWNLAMGASGTIQALQEINTAQQLGSTLTLPLLNKVKQMCIACESIDKLQIVGLEASRIPVFASGLSILIAIFEAFNIQQLKPSQGALREGLISIIFSDKTTSPFKI